From Candidatus Neomarinimicrobiota bacterium, one genomic window encodes:
- a CDS encoding T9SS type A sorting domain-containing protein yields the protein YLDNVTFSEQIIIPDPGPYAPVDFEVAGNGADWEWIVAEDGTNPALEILANPVSGGINTTATVAKFIAELAGQPWALFHSEGIGEFTFDATNSTVKIMVNKPVISNVGLKFEGAGPVLELTVPNTLINEWEELTFDFSSLIGNTYNKIVVIPDFDFTPRAQDNIVYLDNVTFSEQIISDPEPIVAAPAPIHDAADVMSIYSGTYTNLAETNFNPNWGQSTTVTVDADVAGTNTILYETLNYQGTNLGGADGVDQDVSGYDYLHVDFWTANAPALNFFLISRTTGEQAYSLPITAGEWVSMDIPLTHYADLGLSLTDIYQFKVDGGDGATSVWFDNWYFYTGEVVSPTPHAPIDFEVAGHGADWEWTVTENGTNPALEILANPMSGGINTSATVAGFTAELAGQPWALFHSEGIGVFTFDATNSTVKIMVNKPVISNVGLKFEGIGPVLELTVPNTLINEWEELTFDFSSLIGNTYNRIVVIPDFDFTPRAQDNIVYLDNVTFSEQIIIPDPGPYAPIDFEVGGNGADWTWIVAEDGTNPALEILANPMSGGINTSATVAKFTAELAGQPWALFHSEGIGVFTFDATNSTVKMMVNKPVISNVGLKFEGIGPVLELTVPNTLINEWEELTFDFSSLIGNTYNRIVVIPDFDFTPRAQENIVYLDNVTFSEQVLPTVPTVAAPAPMHDAADVMSIYSEAYTNLAGTNFNPNWGQSTVVTVDEVVAGTNTLKYESLNYQGTNLGGADGIDQDVSGYDYLHVDFWTANAPALNFFLISRTTGEQAFALPITPGEWVSMEIPLAHYVDLGLSLTDIFQFKVDGGDGATSVWYDNWYFYSVPPVEPLDIAGIWVVAPEAAALMVGPNPNDGSWWSNSADDVTTRACFFDDKFVFNEDGSFANVMDGDTWLETWQGVQADGCGAPIAPHDGSNAATYASDAGAGTVTLNGVGSYLGIPKAFNGGELGNPADAPASITYDVMLSDNNETMTAVLDIGGGYWTFKLVKFDPSDVVDNVVPDDFALKQNYPNPFNPSTTIRYSLIESGHVVLKLFNIRGQEVTTLVNGMASPGEYAYYLDASDLAAGTYLYAITAGNQTIVKKMVLIK from the coding sequence TCTATCTTGATAATGTTACTTTCTCGGAACAGATTATTATTCCAGATCCCGGCCCATATGCTCCTGTTGATTTTGAAGTCGCAGGCAATGGTGCAGACTGGGAATGGATAGTAGCTGAGGATGGTACGAATCCAGCGCTTGAAATTCTCGCTAACCCAGTGAGTGGTGGCATCAATACCACTGCAACCGTAGCCAAGTTCATAGCAGAACTAGCTGGACAACCCTGGGCTTTATTCCATTCAGAGGGTATTGGCGAGTTTACTTTTGATGCCACAAACTCTACTGTAAAGATCATGGTTAATAAGCCAGTCATCAGTAATGTAGGCCTCAAATTTGAAGGAGCTGGTCCTGTTTTAGAGCTTACGGTTCCCAATACACTTATAAATGAGTGGGAGGAATTAACCTTCGATTTTTCAAGCCTCATCGGGAACACTTATAATAAAATAGTAGTTATTCCTGATTTTGATTTTACTCCAAGAGCTCAGGATAACATTGTCTATCTTGATAATGTTACTTTCTCAGAACAGATTATTTCAGATCCTGAGCCTATAGTTGCTGCACCCGCTCCCATACATGACGCTGCTGATGTCATGTCTATCTATAGTGGAACGTACACCAATCTGGCTGAGACCAACTTCAACCCCAACTGGGGACAGAGCACTACAGTCACCGTGGATGCTGATGTTGCGGGTACCAATACTATCCTGTATGAGACCCTGAACTATCAGGGTACCAACCTGGGTGGCGCTGATGGTGTCGATCAGGATGTCTCCGGTTATGATTATCTCCATGTTGATTTCTGGACAGCCAACGCTCCAGCTCTGAACTTCTTTCTCATCAGCCGTACAACAGGTGAGCAAGCTTATTCCCTACCAATCACTGCTGGTGAATGGGTCAGTATGGATATTCCACTGACACACTATGCTGATCTTGGTCTCAGTCTGACTGACATCTATCAGTTCAAGGTAGATGGTGGTGATGGAGCCACTTCTGTATGGTTTGACAATTGGTATTTCTATACTGGAGAAGTAGTAAGTCCTACCCCACATGCTCCTATTGATTTTGAAGTCGCAGGCCATGGTGCTGACTGGGAATGGACAGTAACTGAAAATGGTACGAATCCAGCCCTGGAAATTCTCGCTAATCCCATGAGTGGTGGTATCAATACCTCTGCAACCGTAGCCGGGTTCACAGCAGAACTAGCCGGACAACCCTGGGCTTTATTCCATTCAGAGGGTATTGGCGTATTTACTTTTGACGCTACAAACTCCACGGTAAAAATCATGGTTAATAAACCCGTGATCAGTAATGTAGGCCTCAAATTTGAAGGAATTGGTCCTGTTTTAGAGCTTACGGTTCCCAATACACTTATCAATGAGTGGGAGGAATTAACCTTCGATTTTTCAAGCCTCATCGGGAATACTTATAATCGGATAGTAGTTATCCCTGATTTTGATTTTACTCCAAGAGCTCAGGATAACATTGTCTATCTTGATAATGTTACTTTCTCGGAACAGATTATTATTCCAGATCCCGGACCCTATGCTCCTATTGATTTTGAAGTCGGAGGCAATGGTGCGGACTGGACCTGGATAGTAGCTGAGGATGGTACGAATCCAGCCCTGGAAATTCTCGCTAATCCCATGAGTGGTGGTATCAATACCTCTGCAACCGTAGCCAAGTTCACAGCAGAACTAGCCGGACAACCCTGGGCTTTATTCCATTCAGAGGGTATTGGCGTGTTTACTTTTGATGCCACAAACTCCACAGTAAAAATGATGGTGAATAAGCCAGTGATCAGTAATGTAGGCCTCAAATTTGAAGGAATTGGTCCTGTTTTGGAGCTTACGGTTCCCAATACACTTATCAATGAGTGGGAGGAATTAACCTTCGATTTTTCAAGCCTCATCGGGAATACTTATAATCGAATTGTAGTTATCCCTGATTTTGATTTTACTCCAAGAGCCCAGGAGAACATTGTCTATCTTGATAATGTTACTTTCTCGGAACAAGTCCTACCTACAGTACCAACTGTAGCTGCACCAGCACCTATGCATGATGCTGCTGATGTCATGTCCATCTACAGCGAAGCTTACACCAACCTGGCTGGAACCAACTTTAACCCCAACTGGGGTCAGAGCACGGTGGTCACAGTTGATGAAGTGGTTGCAGGCACGAACACCCTCAAGTATGAGAGCCTGAATTATCAGGGTACCAACCTGGGTGGTGCTGATGGTATCGATCAGGATGTCTCCGGTTATGATTATCTCCATGTTGATTTCTGGACAGCCAATGCTCCAGCTCTGAACTTCTTTCTCATCAGCCGTACAACAGGTGAGCAAGCCTTTGCCCTACCCATCACTCCAGGTGAATGGGTAAGTATGGAAATTCCACTGGCACACTATGTTGATCTTGGTCTTTCTCTGACTGACATCTTCCAGTTCAAGGTAGATGGTGGTGATGGTGCCACTTCTGTATGGTATGATAACTGGTACTTTTACTCAGTGCCTCCTGTGGAACCATTGGATATTGCTGGTATCTGGGTCGTAGCTCCTGAAGCCGCAGCCCTCATGGTCGGTCCCAACCCCAATGATGGGAGCTGGTGGTCCAACTCAGCAGATGATGTTACGACAAGAGCTTGCTTTTTTGATGACAAATTTGTTTTCAATGAAGATGGCTCCTTTGCCAATGTCATGGATGGCGATACCTGGCTGGAAACCTGGCAGGGTGTTCAGGCTGATGGTTGTGGAGCTCCCATTGCTCCACATGATGGTTCCAATGCAGCCACATATGCATCTGATGCAGGCGCAGGTACGGTTACGCTTAACGGTGTTGGTTCCTATCTGGGTATTCCCAAGGCTTTTAATGGCGGTGAATTAGGAAATCCAGCAGATGCCCCTGCATCCATCACATATGATGTGATGCTCTCGGATAACAATGAGACCATGACAGCGGTGCTCGATATCGGTGGTGGATACTGGACCTTCAAACTGGTTAAATTTGATCCATCGGATGTTGTGGATAACGTGGTTCCAGATGATTTTGCACTCAAGCAAAACTATCCAAACCCATTCAATCCCTCTACTACGATACGCTACAGTTTGATTGAATCAGGACATGTTGTTCTTAAGCTATTCAATATCAGGGGTCAAGAAGTTACAACCCTTGTTAATGG